In Vicia villosa cultivar HV-30 ecotype Madison, WI linkage group LG7, Vvil1.0, whole genome shotgun sequence, the DNA window TGGAGCATTTGGTTAAAGCGTAATACGGTCATTTTCAATAGTGAGGAGTTTGGCTTTAACGAGTGTATGACAAAGATTGTTCTTAATTCTTGAAAGTGGTTATAAACTTATTACAAACTTGTAGACAATTGGACTTTTCATATTTGGAATTTCCTATCGCTCATTTGTTTTGAGTAGTAGGAGTTTTCTGCGTTGGATTTGGATGAATTATCTCTTATACTCCCTTTGATAGTATCattgtctattaaaaaaatactaaatttcTTTTAGAAGCAATCACACATTTTTTTGTGACACCTCATTTGAAATAGAGTGTAAATCATGTTTTAATAATGGAAAACTCTGGGCCAGACTTGTTACACTTTTGGAAGACTTCGTAGTACCAATGAAATCTCTATTCTTGGAAGTTTTAATTGTTCCAATTGCGTGGCTGAATGTTTCTTGTTAGAAAGTGAATAAGATATGTAACAAATACTCAAGAGATTCTATAATTCTCAATTATTAGATCAATTCCACTCATTACAAAATATGTAAGATAAAGATATAAACTATCAATAAAACATATGtacaaaataagttttttttgtaagcacGAAATAAGATTATAACATATGTAAGAATATCAAAGCTACTACTTCATTCCAACACCGATATTAAAACCTGTCTCAGTCAACACCAcacatataaaatataaaaacctgtcTCAACCGTAAAAGTTGTAAAATTGACACTCATGTTTAAGAAAAATCTGTAACTTAGTTGCTTCCAGAACCTTCAATTTGTGGAACATGGTAACAACTAAAAAGTTAAGTGCATTATCTCTTCAACTTAAAATCAGTAACTTAGTTGTTGTGTGAAATGGATTTTATTGTATGCGTTAGGATACGTAGTTGGTGGAAAAGTTAGGAAGCCCGACACCATGTTATGAGTCTAGCCATCATAACAAATTCATCAAACAAACAACTAAACAAAATCAGTCCAAAAGAGAAAACAAATCAAGGAAATCAACAAAGAGAGTTCAATAATGTTGCAAAGAAGCAGTGAGTAAAAACCAATAGAAAAACATAACTTCAATAACAACTTCAGCAACAAAATATTCCCGAATTATTTCACCTTTAAGATAATTTAACCTTCCAACATTTAAGTTAATAGGATAATTATCCATCTATTGACTAGGAACCCTTGAGAACATAGAGATCTTCATAGTATATGTAAAAGTGAAAGCACTGCACGAGCATATGTTTTCACAAATCTATTATATATGAATGTCTTCAAGAAATGAAAGAATCaatccttcaataatttttatatttatgaaaACTACATATATTTATTTGGTATACCGTATTTAAGGGATGTGAAATATTTGTACTGCTCCCGACAATAAAGCTTGTGTTGATCCACTCAAAGGCCATTACAATCATGTCATTACTATAGAtaactctcttcattaaaagctATAATCGTAAATAAATTATCAGGATTAAGCATAGATAAATTGGCAAACATTAAAAAAACATGATTATCATACCTACAATATGATAGCATTTTCAAATGATAGCGTTGTTGTTAGCTATCTCATTTGGCGGCTACATGAACAGAGGAGCACATTATTGGCAACACAATGTGGTTGTCTTGTACGAAGGCCACGATAGTAGAACAGGAGAAGTTAGAGAGAAACACGCTATGTTTCTATTTCGTTTCAGAGTTGTCTATGTATTTGGGCGATGAAAGTTTTTAGTGAGAGAAAACAAATTAAAAGTAATATTTTGTACTCTATTATGACACCTCTGTGAATTATATACTAATTTTCTTATTCTTTTCTCTGGCTATGGCATGGAAGTAACCAGTGTTCCCATCTACCAGCTTGAGCCAATTAATCTTGGGCTTCTTCATAAGAATATTCTCCTTCAATTCAGTAGCATGTAGCAGTTCCTTTTGTAAAATATCAACTTCCATAATAAGGTTCTGATTCATATGATCATTAGATAGATTCAGTTGGGCCTGGATAAGTTTCTCTATATATTCCTTAATCTTCTTTACTTCATTACTGCTGTTCCTATTAAAGCCATGCATGATAGGTTATAgtctttctaaatttttccacagAATGCACATAGGTCTTCCTGTCACAATCCCCTTCCAACTATCTTTGACTTTATCCACGAAATCAACATTCTCAACAATAGTGTTCAGGAATTTATACCTTGGTTGTTTGAACTACCAGTTGTGCCTGGTATGTGAAATGCTCATCCTCAAAGGTGCATGATCTGAGATTGAGGAAGGTAGGATTGCAGCTTCACTGTTAGGGTAAGTAGTGTACCATTCTTCATTGCAAATTGCCCTATCTATTCTTGAGTAGATAAtgttatttttctgtttgttcGGCAAGGTATAGTGACTTCCTGTAGTACTGGGTTCAACAATCCTACTTCATGCATCATATCCTCAAGATCTACAAATTCTTCATGTAGCACTAGATTACcctcaatcatatcatccacaatgagatattttaacatttgaaaataagaattttgtatcttaaataataaaaatttatttaaaataaaataggtatatgACTATTGTGTATTATCCAattctataaaataaattattaattttattaaaatttaaaaaaagattaattaatattttaaataataataaataactaaaactGATTAAATTTGttgtaaaatcaaaattaaataccAATGTTGTATTTGGGTGTTCGCGATGCGGTTTTGAcggttttgacgtaaaaaatcatctgaaccataaaaaaaaagttgtacggtttggtttggttcggttgaatgaataataatagaatttttaCATAGTTGGATAATTTAtatatttgaatttcaaatatgGTTAAAAGAAATCCAAAAGGAACCAAATAAAATTATACATTATAAATACGATTTCATTCCTTTAAATAGATATTATAATCGTTTCAAGATTCTGTGGAAATTTTATATGATATATAtacattcaaaaatatttttttccataGATGTAGGAACTAAAACTAGTATCTCAATTAATAAATTACggaaaaaagaaaattatatattttcagATCTTTACCAAAAAATCTTACCTTTTTATGAAAATCTGTTATTTTCTTCAAATTACATACTATATGTCAGCACATTCTAGAAGGGAATCCTATATGAGATGTTTATAAATTCACTCAAAATTTTGATGATATTCATTTCATATAACCTAACTGTCATTGAAATAAGTTTTATTTTCACATAGAATTTCTTCAGCTTCTCTCATCTCATTCGCTTTCTCATCAAAGTTGTGTCCTCACTGAAAAAAAGGTATTACATATACACAATGATGTTTTCTTGATTATTTTTATCAAAGCGTAGGTAAATATCATAGAGTTTCTTTCAAACATAATCTCCATTAATGTGTTTCTGATGTATTATGTTAAACCTAATATTCGCTTTCTCATCGAAGTTGTGgtctaaataaaaaaatggttagcTATAATACAATATATTTATCAAACCATATGTAAATCAGAGTTTCTTTCATgagtatatttattttaaaagttgatGTATTATGTTAAAAACTAATACTAGATACTTAAatttttataaagtttttttGTTTGCATTTCATTACCGGAGAGGAGTTtgatgcaattttttttttaaatatttttaagtatAATGGTAGAGAAAGATATCATGTCTTGTACTAAAATTAAATTTCAAAACATcatatttgttatattttaaaacattttatcAGTATATTTCTTTGTAGAAGAAACATAAGTTAATTTGGAGTTAACTATGCTGATTTAAAAAGATAGTTCTTCattcttatattttatatttttataaacattaactactattcttttataaatatttctagaaaatatattttgttggaAAGATAATTCACCTGAcacacatttatatatatatttttttcagctCGAGAAAGATTGGTTTTATAAAGGGTCATTATCAATTATAGTTATAGGAGTCATATATGAAGAGAACAACTATGGGTGCGACCATCAACCATATACATGATGATTTTGCATTTGTTGTTCTGTCAAAGTTGCCTCTCAAATCTTTGACTAGACTTTGTTGCGTACGTAAGTCATGGTCTGACTTGTTTGATAATACTTATTTTATGAACATGTTTCGAAAGAACTTTTTATTGAAGAATCACTTACATTATAATGATACATCTCTCCTTTTACGTTTTGATGAATCGTGGATTGCTGATAATCCATGTAAATCTGGAATGTATTCTCTATCCGGTGAAAGATTTGAGAATATCATACAATTAGATTTGCCAAATTTACTCCGCGGAGAATGGTCATTCAAAATTTTGGGTTCAACTAGTATCAATGGCTTTCTGTTTATTGATTGTAAACAATCAGGAAAAGTTGTATTATGGAATCCAAATACAAATGAATACAAAGTCATTCCTCCAAGTCCTTTTTCTATTAAATTTACTACGGTATATCATGGGATTTATGGGTTTGGATATGACTcagtaaaaaataattataaggtGATTCGACAAGTAGTATTTTTTAACGACAATGAAGATGGAAGCTCCTTCTGGGAGATATATTGTCTAAAAACCAACACTTGGAAAACACTTGATATAGATATGCCGACATATTATCAAGATTATGCGGAGGTTCATTTGTACAACGATGGAATGTGTCATTGGTTGGCCAAATGTAAAACATATGGATGTGATAGTGAGACACATAATAAGGTTTATTTGCTATCATTTAACATGAGCGATGAGATGTTTGTTACAACAACCATACCTTCAGACGTGGAGGATGATGTTGATTATAGATACTTAGCGATGTTAAGTGAATCAATAGTATTGATTTCAGTTTATGCAGAGACTACTAGTTTTCATATTTCAATTTTAAGTGAGGTTGGAAGAAATGAGTCATGGACTAAGCTCTTCATTTTGAAGTCATTATCTTGTATTGGTCGTCCTATTGGAGTGAGCAAAAATTGTGATATATTCTTTATAAAAGAGGATGGAGAGCTAGCTTGGATTAATTTAAGTACAGAAAAGATTGAAAACCTGGGTCTTAATGGAGCTTTTAATTGTAAGGTTATCAATCATAAGAAAAGTCTTGTGAAAGGTAACTAATTTTTTCTTTAGTATGACATCCAAGATTGTTGATTATGATTGTTATCTATTATTAATTTCATCTGATTATCTATTATCTTTCCCTTAAATTAATGTCAAGGAATAAAACAAcgaattgtgttttatttttacaAGTGTGTACCCGTTTTATTTACAGTATTACAGTTTAACTTTTGATAAATTAAGGTGAGTAATTGTGGTTTCAGCAAAGCCACTGAAAAACTAAACATATACTAATTTGAAATTGGAAATTGTGGTTTCAAGGAGACTCCGATAATTAAGTGGCGGATAGGATTGATAAATCATCTTCGAAAATTGTTGCTCGGtagttctatttttattttttttagacttTGGCTCTCTTTAAtcgcaaaaaaaataaataaatactcaGATGTGAAACAAATACTCCAAGACCAAGTgtcataattaaaattttgtgacTTACACTATTTGAAAATCTAAAACGATATTATATTTTCTAACTCTTCGATAAAAGTAAAGGAATCAGGGAAAAAAGTATTTCTTTAAATAGTTTTTGGTAAATTAgagaaaaaattatatattattctaAGAATTAAAAATTACCTCCGACATATATTTGGTAATGTTAAACGAGTCATTTTTAAAAATGATAGCGTTACGTCTATTCCAAATACATCAAACCGTTACTAACCAAATCACCGCAATTATTGACATTTTGGCTAAATTCTTCACCGTCTCAACAACAAAAAGAAACCCCTCAAACTCCTCCAAAAATAAACCATCAACGAGACCAATCCATTCAAAAATCTTCCTCCAAATACCCACCCCGACAAAACAGCCCCCTATCAGATGAGAAAGGCATTCCTCCTCCGTAGAACAAAAAACACAAACCGAAGCACTACTATCCAACAAAATGTCCCTCCTAAGTAATTGGTCCTTAGTAGCTAAtatattgggaataatattccaACCAAAAAAATAGAGATATAGACGGAGTTTTTACCATCCCAAGATGTTTAGAAGCTTTGACAATAATTGGATTAAGAGATGGTCCGGATAACTTCGCTTTCACCGTTATGTCTTgcattttaaaaaatgtaatgGCAACCTAAAATTTATAGTTTTTCTATTtgcaaataaaattatataaataggaAAAGTAAAGGAGCTTTAAAAGTTGTATTTTCCTTTAGATAATTTAAAGTGTATATTTTATGGAAATTGTTTCAAAAATAGGAAACATTTCTTTTTTACTTTGCAAAACAAGCATTTGTCCATATAAGGGAGAGTGGTTCTTTTTAATTCGATTTTGTCTAGTAGTCTGATTTATTTTTTCTCCTCCCAAAACAATCATTAAGGAAATTATCATGCTTTatcttgtgtgtgtgtgtgtgtgtgtgtgtgtgtgtgtgtgatgctAAATGATTTAGTGGTTCATGCCCGAAATAAAATGACTCTTTGGCAGAAAGACATTCGTACAGTTGGTTCAGCGATTacgaaaaatcaagaaaattggtTTTTCTCTTCAATTGCGTGTAAGCATGGAAATGGTATGTGTATTGACTTTTGGCTGGGTGTTCTAACGTTGTGCAAACTGTTCTCTTCCTTGTTTCAGTTTTCAGCGACACATATATCGAAAAATTTGAGATTTTGGTTTTTGGGTTACTGACTAGTGGATGTGGCATTTGGTTTATCAGGACAACAATCTCCCGACAGCAACTGTTGTGATGCTGTCAAAGTTACCGATGATTTTACAGCCTATCCAGCTTATCGTAAATGAGTTGgactttttttttgttgaaaatttcCAATGGTTTCTCTGTCAAAGTGAGTTATGAGAGGATCATGGAAACCGATAACCGTAATTGGGTGGTGGATGATCATCGCTATAAAGTGTTGAATAGCTTTTGGAAGACCAAAGTCCCACGTAACGTGTTAATTTTTGGTTGGAGGTTGATTTTGATTAGGCTcagttgaagcggtaaagcggcaagcaacaaaagttttgaaaatatttatccgagaatttatcgtgtccacagagattagtgctactgaattcCGTTCGAAAGATTCTTTGTTCTTGAGGTTGGggtaaatgggttttaagtaaacaaggaaaatataacatatgaacataaaaaagaattcattcttgatagagaataacttatctggttcgaatctaaactactcctcacaaacttaaatTTATCACTCTGTtgcactcaatctacaatactcatcagaatcaccacatattcctaacatcaatgtccatttcggCAGCACCaacgagagttcaactatattgctctttcgacgatgtctcaaccgatcgaacaacacagagagatgaaacttagatattatgtggatgttaaccccaatcctatctctagaatctaaactaaaatatatccccctaatcaagatttatgatgtctatttctacaacaacacaaatccaaaacatttaagcaaaaagatcaagaaaacaccgattaagatttgtaaagcaaactttatacaactagtagaaagaaAAACacacatccatgggtttagagtaatttacattcaaactcaacaaaagagaaatacaaagagaagagaagaagataaaCGAAACATTTCACGGGTTATCAGTTCCGATTGATGAGCATTCCACCTCCGATCATCACAAagcaagctccaatggtgttttcTAAGCTATCtagaccaaaaaatgaaggtttaatggattgggaacaaataccccaaaccataacctaaaaaatgtgtttttaccccctatttaaaaattatgaaaatcacAGTGCGCGCATCGCGCGCAGGAGGGCGCTCCGCGCCGACTGTGCTGTCATGAAAAAATAGTTTTAGTTAAAATGTCATAACTTtagaaccgtaactctgatttgcgcccggttcggagcgttggaaagcttattcaatttcctatcaaacaatgaaaaaatatcaaccagattgataattttttattcttttattttgagccttattcgttgatgagTTGGTTTTGTTGCTCAAAATTACGCGTTTGAAGTCGTGTTTTCGACACTTAATTgatcatgctccaaatacgcaagaatacctacaaaaagatacAGAATGTTTCCTTTTAAAAAGTTACTAAGGTATGTAGCAGATATTTAAGAGATTCTATATTCCTTAATTATTATACCAATTccattaatcattacaaaatatgtaagataaagataaaagcTATCAATAAAACATATGTACAAATAAGATTATAAACATATGTAATAATATCAAAAGCTACAATTTTGTTCCAGTTACCGATAGTAAAACATGTCTCGGTTAACAACACATACAAGATATAAAAACTCGTCCCATCTGTAAAAGTTGTAAAACTGACACTGATGTTTAGgaaaaatcaatattttagtTCTTGCCATAACCTTCAGTTTGTGGAACATGGTAACAACTAAAAGGTTCAATGCATTATCTTTGTAACTTAAAATCAGTAACTTAGTTGTTGTATGAAATGTATTTTATTGTATGTGTTAGGATACGTAGTTGATGCAAACCTCGCGAGGAAGGCGGCCTCGGAGTAACAAATATGGAGAATTTGAATGCAGCTTTTTTAAGtaaatggaaatggaggatttTGATGGAAAAGGAAGCGGTTTGGCGTAGTATTCTCACTCATAGATACATAAATTCAGAGCTAAAAGTTCTCATTAGTGACAAAAACATTTTGAATAATAGATATTCTATTTGGTGGAAGGAACTTTTGTTATCATATAATTATGTTAATCTGTCGGAGAATCATTTAGGATATTCCTTTTTGGAATTCTTGTTGGACAGGAGAACAATCATTGATGGAAGCTTTCCCTAAATTATTTGCGTTTGATGATGATCATATGCTGTTTGTTGCAGTCGTGGAACTGCTCACTACTATTGGCTGGCCCTGGAACATCTAGGTTCTGTTTTGGGAAAGTAGAAGCGTTTCAAATTTTTTGTGGCAGCAGTTGCTAGATGTCTTTCAGCCGGTGGTTCCAAGGGCGGATTAAATGGATAGCTTCGAGTGGATTCATAATATAGATGGAATCTTCTctgttaaatcatgttatgacaGGTTTAAGGGAAACTTTTCTCGCCCCTCTCTCAATTCTGATATTGTTAAGACAATCAATCATCTTTGGAAGGTAAAAGCTCTGTCAAAAACTCTTTTTTTCGGTTGAAAAGTTATTCAAAATAGAATTGCAACCAAGCACGAACCGCATAAAAGGGgaatttttgtggttaatagagATTTATCTTGCGTGTTGTGTTCGTTGGAGGGAGAATCCTTACCGCGTACTTTAGGAAGTTGTGTGATTGTGGCGAGAATTTGGAGGAAAGTTTAGGAGTAGATTGGATCCATTGAGGAGCTTTCTTTGGAGAAGTTTGAGGGGTATTTCGCTCATTGCGATAAGGTGAAGAGTTTAGCAAAGAGGTCTATTGTAGCGGTCATTTGGTTACCTTCAGCTTGGAGCATTTGGTTAAAGCGTAATACGGTCATTTTCAATAGTGAGGAGTTTGGCTTTAACGAGTGTATGACAAAGATTGTTCTTAATTCTTGAAAGTGGTTATAAACTTATTACAAACTTGTAGACAATTGGACTTTTCATATTTGGAATTTCCTATCGCTCATTTGTTTTGAGTAGTAGGAGTTTTCTGCGTTGGATTTGGATGAATTATCTCTTATACTCCCTTTGATAGTATCattgtctattaaaaaaatactaaatttcTTTTAGAAGCAATCACACATTTTTTTGTGACACCTCATTTGAAATAGAGTGTAAATCATGTTTTAATAATGGAAAACTCTGGGCCAGACTTGTTACACTTTTGGAAGACTTCGTAGTACCAATGAAATCTCTATTCTTGGAAGTTTTAATTGTTCCAATTGCGTGGCTGAATGTTTCTTGTTAGAAAGTGAATAAGATATGTAACAAATACTCAAGAGATTCTATAATTCTCAATTATTAGATCAATTCCACTCATTACAAAATATGTAAGATAAAGATATAAACTATCAATAAAACATATGtacaaaataagttttttttgtaagcacGAAATAAGATTATAACATATGTAAGAATATCAAAGCTACTACTTCATTCCAACACCGATATTAAAACCTGTCTCAGTCAACACCAcacatataaaatataaaaacctgtcTCAACCGTAAAAGTTGTAAAATTGACACTCATGTTTAAGAAAAATCTGTAACTTAGTTGCTTCCAGAACCTTCAATTTGTGGAACATGGTAACAACTAAAAAGTTAAGTGCATTATCTCTTCAACTTAAAATCAGTAACTTAGTTGTTGTGTGAAATGGATTTTATTGTATGCGTTAGGATACGTAGTTGGTGGAAAAGTTAGGAAGCCCGACACCATGTTATGAGTCTAGCCATCATAACAAATTCATCAAACAAACAACTAAACAAAATCAGTCCAAAAGAGAAAACAAATCAAGGAAATCAACAAAGAGAGTTCAATAATGTTGCAAAGAAGCAGTGAGTAAAAACCAATAGAAAAACATAACTTCAATAACAACTTCAGCAACAAAATATTCCCGAATTATTTCACCTTTAAGATAATTTAACCTTCCAACATTTAAGTTAATAGGATAATTATCCATCTATTGACTAGGAACCCTTGAGAACATAGAGATCTTCATAGTATATGTAAAAGTGAAAGCACTGCACGAGCATATGTTTTCACAAATCTATTATATATGAATGTCTTCAAGAAATGAAAGAATCaatccttcaataatttttatatttatgaaaACTACATATATTTATTTGGTATACCGTATTTAAGGGATGTGAAATATTTGTACTGCTCTCGACAATAAAGCTTGTGTTGATCCACTCAAAGGCCATTACAATCATGTCATTACTATAGAtaactctcttcattaaaagctATAATCGTAAATAAATTATCAGGATTAAGCATAGATAAATTGGCAAACATTAAAAAAACATGATTATCATACCTACAATATGATAGCATTTTCAAATGATAGCGTTGTTGTTAGCTATCTCATTTGGCGGCTACATGAACAGAGGAGCACATTATTGGCAACACAATGTGGTTGTCTTGTACGAAGGCCACGATAGTAGAACAGGAGAAGTTAGAGAGAAACACGCTATGTTTCTATTTCGTTTCAGAGTTGTCTATGTATTTGGGCGATGAAAGTTTTTAGTGAGAGAAAACAAATTAAAAGTAATATTTTGTACTCTATTATGACACCTCTGTGAATTATATACTAATTTTCTTATTCTTTTCTCTGGCTATGGCATGGAAGTAACCAGTGTTCCCATCTACCAGCTTGAGCCAATTAATCTTGGGCTTCTTCATAAGAATATTCTCCTTCAATTCAGTAGCATGTAGCAGTTCCTTTTGTAAAATATCAACTTCCATAATAAGGTTCTGATTCATATGATCATTAGATAGATTCAGTTGGGCCTGGATAAGTTTCTCTATATATTCCTTAATCTTCTTTACTTCATTACTGCTCTTCCTATTAAAGCCATGCATGATAGGTTATAgtctttctaaatttttccacagAATGCACATAGGTCTTCCTGTCACAATCCCCTTCCAACTATCTTTGACTTTATCCACGAAATCAACATTCTCAACAATAGTGTTCAGGAATTTATACCTTGGTTGTTTGAACTACCAGTTGTGCCTGGTATGTGAAATGCTCATCCTCAAAGGTGCATGATCTGAGATTGAGGAAGGTAGGATTGCAGCTTCACTGTTAGGGTAAGTAGTGTACCATTCTTCATTGCAAATTGCCCTATCTATTCTTGAGTAGATAAtgttatttttctgtttgttcGGCAAGGTATAGTGACTTCCTGTAGTACTAGGTTCAACAATCCTACTTCATGCATCATATCCTCAAGATCTACAAATTCTTCATGTAGCACTAGATTACcctcaatcatatcatccacaatgagatattttaacatttgaaaataagaattttgtatcttaaataataaaaatttatttaaaataaaataggtatatgACTATTGTGTATTATCCAattctataaaataaattattaattttattaaaatttaaaaaaagattaattaatattttaaataataataaataactaaaactGATTAAATTTGttgtaaaatcaaaattaaataccAATGTTGTATTTGGGTGTTCGCGATGCGGTTTTGAcggttttgacgtaaaaaatcatctgaaccataaaaaaaaagttgtacggtttggtttggttcggttgaatgaataataatagaatttttaCATAGTTGGATAATTTAtatatttgaatttcaaatatgGTTAAAAGAAATCCAAAAGGAACCAAATAAAATTATACATTATAAATACGATTTCATTCCTTTAAATAGATATTATAATCGTTTCAAGATTCTGTGGAAATTTTATATGATATATAtacattcaaaaatatttttttccataGATGTAGGAACTAAAACTAGTATCTCAATTAATAAATTACggaaaaaagaaaattatatattttcagATCTTTACCAAAAAATCTTACCTTTTTATGAAAATCTGTTATTTTCTTCAAATTACATACTATATGTCAGCACATTCTAGAAGGGAATCCTATATGAGATGTTTATAAATTCACTCAAAATTTTGATGATATTCATTTCATATAACCTAACTGTCATTGAAATAAGTTTTATTTTCACATAGAATTTCTTCAGCTTCTCTCATCTCATTCGCTTTCTCATCAAAGTTGTGTCCTCACTGAAAAAAAGGTATTACATATACACAATGATGTTTTCTTGATTATTTTTATCAAAGCGTAGGTAAATATCATAGAGTTTCTTTCAAACATAATCTCCATTAATGTGTTTCTGATGTATTATGTTAAACCTAATATTCGCTTTCTCATCGAAGTTGTGgtctaaataaaaaaatggttagcTATAATACAATATATTTATCAAACCATATGTAAATCAGAGTTTCTTTCATgagtatatttattttaaaagttgatGTATTATGTTAAAAACTAATACTAGATACTTAAatttttataaagtttttttGTTTGCATTTCATTACCGGAGAGGAGTTtgatgcaattttttttttaaatatttttaagtatAATGGTAGAGAAAGATATCATGTCTTGTACTAAAATTAAA includes these proteins:
- the LOC131619619 gene encoding F-box only protein 8-like, producing MGATINHIHDDFAFVVLSKLPLKSLTRLCCVRKSWSDLFDNTYFMNMFRKNFLLKNHLHYNDTSLLLRFDESWIADNPCKSGMYSLSGERFENIIQLDLPNLLRGEWSFKILGSTSINGFLFIDCKQSGKVVLWNPNTNEYKVIPPSPFSIKFTTVYHGIYGFGYDSVKNNYKVIRQVVFFNDNEDGSSFWEIYCLKTNTWKTLDIDMPTYYQDYAEVHLYNDGMCHWLAKCKTYGCDSETHNKVYLLSFNMSDEMFVTTTIPSDVEDDVDYRYLAMLSESIVLISVYAETTSFHISILSEVGRNESWTKLFILKSLSCIGRPIGVSKNCDIFFIKEDGELAWINLSTEKIENLGLNGAFNCKVINHKKSLVKGN